A single genomic interval of Trachemys scripta elegans isolate TJP31775 chromosome 3, CAS_Tse_1.0, whole genome shotgun sequence harbors:
- the LOC117875385 gene encoding serotriflin-like, which yields MGLLTVIICLAALHQAVGQKPALGFSALSRFDVDNQKVIVDKHNDLRRAVNPTARNMLKMVWNPEAANNAQRWADQCKMSISPSNERVVNGVFCGENILQATYPQSWSDAIQTWYNQVSNFKYGTGAIKDNAPIGGYTQVVWYHSYQIGCAVAYCPQNKWQYFYVCQYCPAGNNAANLAKPYKQGPACGDCPNACDRGLCTNPCKYMDKYTNCGTLKELFGCSHSMVKENCPASCKCTTEIK from the exons atGGGTCTGCTAACTGTGATCATATGCCTTGCTGCACTGCACCAAGCTGTTGGACAG AAGCCAGCTCTGGGTTTTTCTGCTTTGTCTCGTTTCGATGTGGATAACCAAAAGGTGATCGTCGACAAGCATAATGACCTTCGGCGAGCAGTGAATCCCACTGCCAGAAACATGCTGAAGATG GTATGGAATCCTGAAGCTGCGAACAATGCTCAGAGATGGGCAGATCAGTGTAAAATGTCCATCAGTCCTAGCAATGAGAGAGTCGTTAATG GTGTCTTCTGTGGTGAAAATATTTTACAGGCAACTTATCCCCAGTCTTGGTCTGATGCAATCCAAACCTGGTATAATCAAGTGTCTAATTTCAAATATGGTACTGGAGCAATCAAAGACAATGCCCCTATTGGTGGCTACACTCAG GTGGTTTGGTATCATTCTTACCAGATTGGATGTGCAGTTGCCTACTGTCCTCAGAATAAGTGGCAGTACTTTTATGTTTGCCAGTACTGTCCCGC AGGAAATAATGCGGCAAACTTAGCTAAACCGTACAAACAGGGACCAGCGTGTGGCGATTGCCCTAATGCCTGCGACCGAGGACTCTGCA CCAACCCTTGCAAGTATATGGATAAATACACAAACTGTGGCACCTTAAAAGAGCTCTTTGGCTGTAGTCATTCTATGGTGAAGGAAAATTGTCCAGCTTCCTGCAAATGCaccactgaaataaaataa